In Capsicum annuum cultivar UCD-10X-F1 chromosome 7, UCD10Xv1.1, whole genome shotgun sequence, one genomic interval encodes:
- the LOC107877382 gene encoding seipin-2-like, with the protein MDEQAKISENAVGIEDVGDNFIEFNSKEHKKSPNFVMYSLLLGAEKVLMRRKSQRAFSSDSLSSWTNEVSAREKKRNKGKSVLMDETFSCGTSRDTTMESSKQHFGNELSFNFTGFLALMMLKLFGIQMSLLVKLFTFPIFLMNFWIMVLTLPFNTLTLAKKNFKKQLMNIGTKSWLTIMSFVFSQIKAQKSLLKLTVRFCWALFWAAYVCFVLVGLLVMGFVVSGLTMRHLLEEPIESTKALNFDYTKTSPVAFAPLGPDGLSTPLISKPIIEDRPIPYNHKLQLTVSLTLPESEYNRKLGIFQVRVDCLSANGKVTATSSYPTMLKFKSQPIRLVETAIKSIPLVTGFQYEVQNLKLVINDFTEGFEPTECFKVVIEKRAEYQPQGAGIPEIYAATLHVETELPQIKRIIWIWRRTVFVWIGILVFLSQLSFALIFCRSVILPGRRFMAVIGAKKNVQKNKISW; encoded by the exons ATGGATGAACAAGCAAAAATTAGTGAAAATGCTGTTGGCATTGAAGATGTTGGTGATAATTTTATTGAATTCAATAGCAAAGAGCACAAAAAATCACCAAATTTTGTGATGTATTCTTTGCTACTTGGAGCTGAAAAGGTCTTAATGCGTCGAAAATCTCAACGAGCATTTTCAAGCGATAGCTTAAGCTCATGGACCAATGAGGTGAGCGCTCgcgaaaaaaagagaaacaaaggcAAATCAGTCCTTATGGACGAGACATTTTCATGTGGAACCTCTAGGGACACTACAATGGAGTCAAGTAAACAACATTTTGGTAACGAGCTATCGTTCAATTTTACTGGATTTTTAGCACTAATGATGCTAAAACTTTTCGGGATTCAAATGAGTCTATTGGTAAAACTTTTCACATTCCCAATTTTCCTGATGAATTTTTGGATAATGGTATTGACATTACCATTTAATACACTAACATTAGCTAAAAAGAACTTTAAAAAGCAACTAATGAATATTGGTACAAAATCTTGGTTGACAATAATGTCATTTGTATTCAGCCAAATTAAGGCCCAAAAATCTTTGTTAAAGTTGACAGTAAGATTCTGCTGGGCTTTGTTTTGGGCTGCATATGTTTGTTTTGTGCTAGTTGGGCTGTTGGTTATGGGCTTTGTGGTTAGTGGGCTTACTATGAGACATTTGTTGGAAGAACCAATTGAGTCTACAAAGGCCTTGAATTTTGATTACACAAAAACTAGCCCAGTTGCTTTTGCACCACTTGGTCCTGATGGGCTTTCTACTCCATTGATTTCAAAGCCCATTATTGAAGACAGGCCCATACCATATAATCACAAGTTGCAGCTTACTGTTTCATTAACTTTGCCTGAATCTGAGTACAACAGGAAGCTTGGGATTTTCCAg GTAAGGGTGGACTGCTTATCAGCAAATGGCAAAGTGACAGCAACCTCAAGTTATCCAACCATGTTGAAGTTCAAAAGCCAACCAATCAGATTAGTAGAAACAGCAATAAAATCAATTCCACTAGTCACTGGTTTTCAATACGAAGTACAAAACCTTAAACTCGTCATAAATGATTTCACAGAAGGTTTTGAACCAACAGAATGTTTTAAGGTTGTTATTGAAAAAAGAGCTGAGTATCAACCACAAGGTGCAGGTATACCAGAAATTTATGCAGCAACATTACATGTCGAAACGGAGTTGCCAcaaattaaaagaattatttggATTTGGAGAAGAACTGTTTTTGTGTGGATTGGGATTTTGGTGTTTCTGAGTCAACTAAGTTTTGCTTTGATATTTTGCCGGAGTGTGATTCTGCCGGGGAGAAGGTTTATGGCTGTTATCGGTGCTAAGAAAAATGTCCAGAAGAATAAAATTTCATGGTAA